The following DNA comes from Ornithinimicrobium avium.
GTGGATGCGGGGGGTCCGTGCACGCCGCCACCGGCCCTCAAAACCCATGACCACGTGGGCCAGGTCCAGCTCGACGCAATCAAGATCCTCCTTGTCCTCGACGAGGACGTAACGCACGTCAGGATCGTTCGCGAAGTGGTGGACGAGCGCGAAGATCTCTGGCCCGTAGAAGCGGGTCGGACGCGCGATACCGACACGGATCATGCCTCCTCCAGGAGGAAGCGCGCCCAGCAGTCGCGCACCTGCTTCTGATCGAAACGAGCGAGCGCACGCGATCGTGCCTGCTGGGTCAGCGAGAGGCGACGACCCGGGTCCGCGAGCAGATCGAGGACAGCGTCGACGAACGCGCCGTCGTCGCCCCACGGGACCAGGACTCCCGTGACGTCGTGCTCGACGGCGTCGACTACACCTGTCACCGCGCAGGAGACCACCGCCAGTCCGCTGAACTGCGCCTCCAGGATGACGTTGGGCATACCTTCGCGCCGGGTGGGCTGGGCCAGGACGTCGGCGGCCCTGAGCCACGTCTCGACCTCGTCCGAGCGGCTCTCGTGCCGTACGGCGGGGCTGGCTGTGAGGAGGTCGACGAGACCTTCCTCGGTCGCCGTTCGCGGCTCGGGCTCGCCGATGAGCACCAGCACCGTGTCGGACCGCGTCTCGAGCACCGCGGCGAGTCGCACGAGTGCACTCAGGCCCTTGTCGCCGGTCAGACGCCCGACGAAAAGGACCACGTGCTTGTCCGCCGGAAGGCCCAGTCGGCGCCGCACAGCCCGGCTCTCGTCGGCCGTGGCAGGTCGGAACCGAGAGGGGTCGACGCCGTCGGCAGATCCGTGCGCGATCACCCTCACCCGACGACGAGGCAATGGCGGAAGGAAGGACCGGAGCGACGCCGCGACCGACGGACTGACGGCGACCGTCTGCGTGGCTCCGGACGCGACCAGCACCTCGAATGCCTGGAAGACGCGTCGACGCCACCCGGTGAAGCCCTCGTACCGCAGACCATGCACGACGTAGATGCGACGAGGAACGCGGGTCGCGACGGCCGCGAGCATACCCAGCAGTCCGGCTTTGGGTGTGCCCAGCACGACAGTGTCGGGGCGCAGGCGACGGAGGATGCGGGTCAGGTCTCGGGCGGCCCGAAGGTCAGCCAGCGCAGAGGGCTCGCGGTCGACCGTCCAGGGCTCGAACGAGGGGAACTCCTCACCGATAGTGCCGTCATCGCCGCAGACCAGGGTGGTGCGAATACCGCGGCTCTCCATGTGCTGCAGATGCCCACGCAGAAAAGCACGTGCGGTCACAGGACTGGTGACGCACCACAGAACATGCGGCATGCAGACCCTCCAACCACCCCGGGCGCTAGGCGTCGTCTCGCTTGGTGCGGCCTCACACGTTAGCATCAGGCCTTCACGGGGTCCTCGGGTGCCACGGTCGCTCGTCGACCGGTTGACGCCCGGTCCGCGGGACGAGCCGTCTCGGGAGCGCCCACCGGACAGGAGCGGGGAAAGGTGATGGCTGGAGCAACCTTGACCCAGCCCGTGACGGATCGGACTGCCGCGGTGGCCAGACGCCGGAGGGCGGACATCCAGTGGCTCCGGGCGCTGGCGGTGCTCTCGGTCGTGGTGTTCCACGCCGGTGGCGCGGGGATCGCACCAGGCGGATTCGTCGGGGTCGACGTGTTCTTCGTCATCTCCGGCTACCTCATCCTGCGGGGCGTCGGCCAGGAGCTCGACCGAAATCACCACTTCGACGCTCGTGCGTTCCTGGCGAGGCGGGTGATGCGCATCCTGCCGATGCTGCTCCTGGTCATCGTGCTGACGGCGCTCGCCTCCTGGCTGATCCTGGGCCCGATCGACGCCTGGACGGCCCTGCAGGACCTGCAGTCGGCCGCGTTGCACTACGCCAACGTCCATCTCGCGGCCGCCCCCTCGGGCTACTTTGCGGCGGACCAGACATCGCCGGCGCTCCACCTGTGGTCCATCTCGGTGGAGGAGCAGTTCTACTTCTCCGTCGTGCTCCTGGGACTCTTCATGAGGACGACCACAGCTAAGCCGTGGATCGCGGTGATCGCCGGGATCGTGATCGTCTCCTTCGTCCTGTCGGCCACCGACGGGTCCGAGCAGGCCTACTACTGGCCCTGGACGCGCGCTTGGGAGCTCGGCGTCGGAGCGCTCCTCGGGCTGACCACCCGCGGACGCGTCCGCCCCTATCCGGCGCTGCTGCGCCACGGGGGACGAGCAGTGGGGGTGGGAATGATCCTTGTGGCCGTCATCCTGTACGACGCCTCCGTGCGGTTCCCGGGATGGGCAGCTCTCCTGCCGGTGCTCGGCGCGGCCCTGGCTATCCTTGCCGGTAATGGGTCGGACGAACAGCCCTCGGGCGGTGGCTCCGGGGCGATCGCTCGCCTGACTTCTCCGGGGCTTGTCCTGGGCGACGTTTCCTACTCGCTCTACCTCTGGCACTGGCCGGTCCTGGTGCTCTCCGCTGCCGCCCTGGGACGGAGCACCATCGGTGGTTCGTCGGCCATCGTGGCCGCCCTCGCCTCGGTCGTGCTCGCGGTCCTCTCGTACCACCTGATCGAAAGGCCTCTTATGACGAGTCCGGTTCGCAAGACCCAGCCCAGTCTGGTTATCGCTTACGGCGTCGCAGCATTCCTCGTCGTGGCTGCCTTGCTGGCACTGATGTGGTCCAGCATCAGGACGAGCGGTTCCGACGCCCCCGAGCCGTCGGGCTCGGTCACGGCGCCGCCGCGAACCGATTGGGTCGTGTCCGTCCCTGCTGACGCCGTGCCGGCAGACCTGACTCCGAGCCTGACGGAGGCTTCGTCGGCGCCGGTCTACGACGGGGACTGTCTAGGCGTCATGAACCTGACGGATAAGCCTGTGTGCTGGGCCGGTGATACCGGCTCGGAACGTGACGTCATCCTCTTCGGGGACTCGCACGCGGCCCACTTTGTGCCGGCGCTGGACACGATCGGCAAGGAGAGGGGGATGCGCGTGATGCCCATGGTGCTCAACGCTTGCCCATCCTTGCTGATACCCGTGGACCACCTGCCCGACGGCACGGCCAACCCTTACTGCGACAAGTGGCGGGAGCACCAGCTGGAGATCCTCGCGGACTCCGATCCGGAGGTCATCATCCTGTCTAACCAGACCCACCTCTACGAAGATCTGACGGCGGATCCGGACGCCGACCCTGCCCAGCTGCTCGAGGAGGGATTGTCCGGCCTGCTGGACCGTCTGCCGCAGGGAGTTCCTGTCGTGCTCATGAGTGACTCCATCACCTGGCCCGAGACGCCCGTCAACTGCCTTGCTGAGCACCTTGACGACGCCACAGCCTGCTCGTTGCCGCGTGATCACGAGCCTCTTTACACCGCAGCGTCCTATGCCGAGTTCGTGGGGGGTCGTGAGAACGTCCGGGTCGTCGACACCCTCGACCTCACCTGTGCGGATCAGTGCTACGCGCTGACCGACAGCTTGCTCATCTACCAGGACACCGACCACTTCAGTCAGGCCTTCGTGAAGTGGCTCACCCCCGCCCTCGAGGGCGCCATCTTCGGGAAGTGATGTGCCAATGAACATTCTCATCACCGGCGGAGCCGGTTTCATCGGCAGCAACCTGGCTCGCCAGGCGCTGGAGGCGGGGCACGACGTCAGTGTGCTGGACGACTTCTCCACAGGACTTCACAGCAACCTGGAGAATTTGGACCTGCGTCTCATCGAGGGCAGCCTCCTAGAGCCGACGCTGCTCGAGCGGGCCATGTCGGGCACCGATGCTGTCGTCCACCTCGCGGCTCTCGGCAGCGTCCCTAGGAGCGTGCAGCGGCCACTGCCGACGCACCATGCCAACGCCACCGGCACGCTGGCGGTGCTGGACCGCGCGGTCCAGGGGGGCCAGCACGTGATCGTCGCCTCTTCGTCATCCGTCTACGGAGCGAACCGCAAGCAGCCCAAGCAGGAGCACGACTGGGTGGCGCCGATGAGCCCCTACGCAGTGAGCAAGCTCGCGAGCGAGCACTATGCGCTCGCCTTCCAGGAATGCTACGGCTTGCCGGTGCTCCCGTTCAGATTCTTCAACGTCTATGGTGGGGCGCAGCGCGCCGACCACGCGTATGCGGCTGTCGTGCCGCTGTTCATCGACCGCCTGCTACGGGGTCTTCCTCTGCCGATCAACGGTGATGGGTCGCAGTCACGCGACTTCACCTACGTGGGATCCGTCTGCCGGATCGTCCTGGACGCGATCGAACGGCGGGTGACCAGCACATCACCGGTCAACTTGGCGTTCGGCGGTTCCACCACGATCTTGGAGCTTGCTCAGCTCCTTGGTGAGCTGGCGCAGGTCGAGCCAGTGCTGGAGCATAGGCAACCCCGCGCGGGCGACGTCCCGGCATCGCAGGCTGACGACGCGTTGCTGAGGGCGCTCTTCCCCGAGCAGGAGCCCGTGGAGTTGCGTGCCGGGCTCGAAGCGACCCTGCA
Coding sequences within:
- a CDS encoding NAD-dependent epimerase/dehydratase family protein; this translates as MNILITGGAGFIGSNLARQALEAGHDVSVLDDFSTGLHSNLENLDLRLIEGSLLEPTLLERAMSGTDAVVHLAALGSVPRSVQRPLPTHHANATGTLAVLDRAVQGGQHVIVASSSSVYGANRKQPKQEHDWVAPMSPYAVSKLASEHYALAFQECYGLPVLPFRFFNVYGGAQRADHAYAAVVPLFIDRLLRGLPLPINGDGSQSRDFTYVGSVCRIVLDAIERRVTSTSPVNLAFGGSTTILELAQLLGELAQVEPVLEHRQPRAGDVPASQADDALLRALFPEQEPVELRAGLEATLQWFNAELEAERRVPGQRS
- a CDS encoding acyltransferase family protein; the protein is MTQPVTDRTAAVARRRRADIQWLRALAVLSVVVFHAGGAGIAPGGFVGVDVFFVISGYLILRGVGQELDRNHHFDARAFLARRVMRILPMLLLVIVLTALASWLILGPIDAWTALQDLQSAALHYANVHLAAAPSGYFAADQTSPALHLWSISVEEQFYFSVVLLGLFMRTTTAKPWIAVIAGIVIVSFVLSATDGSEQAYYWPWTRAWELGVGALLGLTTRGRVRPYPALLRHGGRAVGVGMILVAVILYDASVRFPGWAALLPVLGAALAILAGNGSDEQPSGGGSGAIARLTSPGLVLGDVSYSLYLWHWPVLVLSAAALGRSTIGGSSAIVAALASVVLAVLSYHLIERPLMTSPVRKTQPSLVIAYGVAAFLVVAALLALMWSSIRTSGSDAPEPSGSVTAPPRTDWVVSVPADAVPADLTPSLTEASSAPVYDGDCLGVMNLTDKPVCWAGDTGSERDVILFGDSHAAHFVPALDTIGKERGMRVMPMVLNACPSLLIPVDHLPDGTANPYCDKWREHQLEILADSDPEVIILSNQTHLYEDLTADPDADPAQLLEEGLSGLLDRLPQGVPVVLMSDSITWPETPVNCLAEHLDDATACSLPRDHEPLYTAASYAEFVGGRENVRVVDTLDLTCADQCYALTDSLLIYQDTDHFSQAFVKWLTPALEGAIFGK
- a CDS encoding glycosyltransferase, yielding MPHVLWCVTSPVTARAFLRGHLQHMESRGIRTTLVCGDDGTIGEEFPSFEPWTVDREPSALADLRAARDLTRILRRLRPDTVVLGTPKAGLLGMLAAVATRVPRRIYVVHGLRYEGFTGWRRRVFQAFEVLVASGATQTVAVSPSVAASLRSFLPPLPRRRVRVIAHGSADGVDPSRFRPATADESRAVRRRLGLPADKHVVLFVGRLTGDKGLSALVRLAAVLETRSDTVLVLIGEPEPRTATEEGLVDLLTASPAVRHESRSDEVETWLRAADVLAQPTRREGMPNVILEAQFSGLAVVSCAVTGVVDAVEHDVTGVLVPWGDDGAFVDAVLDLLADPGRRLSLTQQARSRALARFDQKQVRDCWARFLLEEA